In Bradyrhizobium sp. CCBAU 051011, the following are encoded in one genomic region:
- a CDS encoding DUF2188 domain-containing protein, whose product MTHVTYKIVEHDGGWAYTVNGVFSEPFPNRATALAAARRAAAEQRVPGRTEVIEYETADGRWLSETAAGNDRPETEVEG is encoded by the coding sequence ATGACCCACGTGACCTACAAGATCGTCGAACATGACGGCGGCTGGGCCTACACCGTCAACGGCGTGTTTTCCGAGCCGTTTCCGAACCGCGCCACGGCGCTGGCCGCCGCCCGGCGCGCCGCGGCGGAGCAACGGGTGCCGGGCCGCACGGAGGTGATCGAGTACGAAACCGCTGACGGACGATGGCTCTCGGAGACCGCCGCCGGCAATGACCGGCCGGAGACCGAGGTGGAGGGCTAG
- a CDS encoding DUF2277 domain-containing protein: MCRNIKTLFNFEPPATHAEIHASALQFVRKLSGFNSPSQANAEAFNRAVSEVSDSARRLLASLETNAPPRDREVEAEKAKERSRRRFG; encoded by the coding sequence ATGTGCCGCAACATCAAGACCCTGTTCAACTTCGAGCCCCCGGCCACGCATGCGGAGATCCATGCTTCCGCGCTGCAATTCGTGCGAAAGCTCTCCGGCTTCAACTCGCCGTCGCAGGCCAATGCGGAGGCGTTCAACCGCGCGGTGTCCGAAGTCTCCGACAGCGCGCGGCGCTTGCTGGCTTCGCTTGAGACCAACGCCCCACCGCGCGACCGCGAAGTCGAGGCCGAGAAGGCGAAGGAGCGCTCGCGCCGGCGGTTTGGCTAG
- a CDS encoding cytochrome P450 has protein sequence MSNAPHFDIDVPSFWADPYPALAKMRKEVPIAFVPQLGSTVFTRRDDIFTQEKRIDVFSSHQPNGLMNVLMGHNMMRKDGDAHMSERQAMFPAVSPRTVRDTWVRQFQAHADRILDELVPQGSADLCKALALPLSAECLKDVTGLTNMRYQDMDAWSQAMIDGIANYIGNKEVEARCHAATAGIDAAIDDMIPVVKKHPNTSILSVLLASGQNMDSIRANIKLAISGGQNEPRDAIAGATWALLTHPEQLALVREGKAKWIDVFEEYARWIAPIQMSPRRVAKPWTYGGIDFEPEDRVFFMFGSANRDEACFADPDRFDITRDTQKSIAFGAGPHYCAGAFASRAMVADVALPSLFARLKGLRLDDNEPVRIGGWAFRGLLNLPVKWDAG, from the coding sequence ATGTCCAACGCCCCGCATTTTGATATCGACGTCCCCTCGTTCTGGGCCGATCCCTATCCCGCACTTGCGAAGATGCGCAAAGAGGTGCCGATTGCCTTCGTGCCGCAGCTCGGCTCGACGGTGTTCACCCGGCGCGACGACATCTTCACCCAGGAGAAGCGTATCGACGTGTTCTCGTCGCATCAGCCGAACGGGCTGATGAACGTGCTGATGGGCCACAACATGATGCGCAAGGATGGCGATGCGCACATGAGCGAGCGGCAAGCGATGTTTCCGGCGGTGTCGCCGCGCACCGTGCGCGACACCTGGGTCCGACAGTTTCAGGCCCATGCCGATCGCATCCTTGATGAGCTGGTGCCGCAAGGCAGCGCCGATCTCTGCAAGGCGCTGGCGCTGCCGCTGTCGGCCGAATGCCTGAAGGACGTCACCGGGCTGACCAACATGCGCTACCAGGACATGGACGCGTGGTCGCAGGCGATGATCGACGGCATCGCCAATTACATCGGCAACAAGGAGGTCGAGGCGCGCTGCCACGCCGCCACCGCAGGCATCGATGCCGCCATCGACGACATGATTCCGGTGGTGAAGAAACACCCCAACACCTCGATCCTCAGCGTGCTCTTGGCTTCCGGCCAGAACATGGACAGCATCCGCGCCAACATCAAGCTTGCGATCTCCGGCGGCCAGAACGAGCCGCGCGATGCGATTGCAGGGGCGACCTGGGCGCTGCTGACGCATCCCGAGCAGCTCGCGCTGGTGCGCGAGGGCAAGGCAAAATGGATCGACGTGTTCGAGGAATATGCGCGCTGGATTGCGCCGATCCAGATGTCGCCGCGCCGCGTCGCAAAACCGTGGACCTATGGCGGCATCGACTTCGAGCCGGAAGACCGCGTGTTCTTCATGTTCGGCTCCGCCAACCGCGACGAAGCCTGCTTTGCCGATCCGGATCGTTTCGACATCACCCGCGATACGCAAAAGAGCATTGCCTTCGGCGCCGGGCCACATTACTGCGCCGGCGCGTTCGCCTCGCGCGCGATGGTGGCCGACGTCGCGCTGCCGAGCCTGTTCGCGCGGCTGAAGGGGTTGCGGCTGGACGACAACGAGCCGGTGCGGATCGGCGGCTGGGCATTTCGCGGTCTGCTGAATCTGCCGGTGAAGTGGGACGCGGGCTGA
- a CDS encoding SDR family NAD(P)-dependent oxidoreductase, whose amino-acid sequence MPLLQDHIAVVTGAGSGIGRAIAIGYAREGARVVLLDRDEKAAAEAAKEIGDKAISFVLDVARREDCVAMAKQIADKVGQVSVLVNNAGIVRRNGMLGAAEAVISDWEDIIAINLTGVFNVTHAFLSALRASKGRIVNIGSIQSFVHVRTPSSPAYTASKHGVLGFTKALAAELGKEGVRVNAIGPGFIATPLNANARANNPELVKTFMDHTPLGRAGTAEDIVGPAIFLASDLSAYVSGSIVMVDGGYRAV is encoded by the coding sequence ATGCCCCTTCTCCAAGATCACATCGCAGTCGTCACCGGCGCCGGTTCCGGCATCGGGCGCGCCATCGCGATCGGCTATGCACGGGAGGGCGCGCGCGTCGTGCTGCTCGACAGGGACGAAAAGGCGGCAGCGGAAGCCGCCAAGGAAATCGGCGACAAGGCAATAAGCTTTGTGCTCGATGTCGCCAGGCGCGAGGACTGCGTCGCGATGGCGAAGCAGATCGCCGACAAGGTCGGACAGGTCTCGGTCCTCGTCAATAATGCCGGCATCGTGCGCCGCAACGGCATGCTGGGCGCGGCGGAGGCTGTCATCAGCGACTGGGAAGACATCATCGCGATCAATCTCACCGGCGTGTTCAACGTGACGCACGCTTTCCTCTCCGCCTTGCGCGCCAGCAAGGGACGCATCGTCAATATCGGATCGATCCAGTCCTTCGTGCATGTGCGCACACCAAGCTCGCCGGCCTACACCGCCTCCAAGCATGGCGTGCTCGGCTTCACCAAGGCGCTCGCCGCCGAACTCGGCAAGGAAGGCGTGCGCGTCAACGCGATCGGCCCCGGCTTCATCGCAACGCCGCTGAACGCCAATGCCCGCGCCAACAATCCGGAGCTGGTGAAGACATTCATGGACCACACCCCGCTCGGCCGCGCCGGCACCGCAGAGGACATCGTCGGCCCCGCAATCTTCCTCGCCTCCGATCTTTCGGCTTACGTTTCCGGCTCGATCGTGATGGTCGATGGCGGCTATCGGGCGGTGTGA
- a CDS encoding DUF2380 domain-containing protein, producing the protein MIQTIIRWCRRHRAGHVLTILCALAALSSPSGGSSAAAPIAVAVADFDYFDTSGEVVDQSAEHRARVASFAKLLRDNLAAQGDYRVVTIECRDHPCTAASMSQDVFIAAVRKAGARLVVYGGIRKMSTLVQWGEIQLLDLEAEKLLMRRTVTFRGDNDAAYRHAADFVSNTLKETMPKP; encoded by the coding sequence ATGATTCAGACGATAATCCGGTGGTGCAGGCGCCACCGCGCCGGCCATGTGTTGACGATACTGTGCGCACTGGCCGCCTTGTCGTCTCCATCGGGCGGATCGTCCGCTGCCGCGCCGATCGCGGTGGCGGTGGCGGATTTTGATTATTTTGATACGTCCGGAGAGGTCGTGGACCAGAGCGCGGAGCATCGCGCCCGCGTGGCGTCGTTTGCAAAATTGCTGCGCGATAATCTGGCGGCGCAGGGCGATTATCGCGTGGTGACGATCGAATGCCGCGATCATCCCTGCACCGCCGCCAGCATGTCGCAGGACGTGTTCATCGCCGCTGTGCGAAAGGCCGGCGCGCGGCTCGTGGTCTATGGCGGCATCCGCAAGATGAGCACGCTGGTGCAATGGGGCGAAATCCAGTTGCTCGATCTCGAAGCCGAGAAACTTCTGATGCGGCGAACGGTGACGTTCCGCGGCGACAACGACGCCGCCTATCGCCACGCCGCCGATTTCGTCAGCAATACGTTGAAGGAAACGATGCCGAAGCCGTGA
- a CDS encoding glutathione S-transferase family protein, translated as MLTLYSYPELFGVADNNGYGLKVYAFLKLTGVPFVHEHIFDASSAPRGQLPYVVDDGETIGDSETIIAHLVSKYGLTIDADLTPAQRMTNHLVTRMLDDLYWVMSYSRWKDERYFPAFRDSFMAQHSRIDEAGMNKAREYNAQRYYFQGIGRYAPDQAYARGLADLQVLADLVPADGYAHGPKPTSIDAGIYGFIANIHFFPIPTPLKAFVTAHPNLARHCEAIHAAVSR; from the coding sequence ATGCTGACCCTCTACTCCTATCCCGAGCTGTTCGGCGTCGCCGACAACAACGGCTATGGGCTGAAGGTTTACGCCTTCCTCAAACTCACCGGCGTGCCGTTCGTCCATGAACACATCTTCGACGCCTCGTCCGCGCCGCGCGGACAACTGCCTTATGTCGTCGACGATGGCGAAACGATCGGCGATAGCGAGACCATCATCGCCCACCTCGTCAGCAAGTATGGCCTGACCATCGACGCCGATCTCACGCCCGCGCAGCGCATGACCAACCATCTCGTCACGCGGATGCTGGACGACCTCTACTGGGTGATGTCGTATTCGCGCTGGAAGGACGAGCGTTATTTCCCGGCATTTCGCGACAGCTTCATGGCGCAGCATTCACGCATCGACGAAGCCGGGATGAACAAGGCCAGGGAATACAACGCCCAGCGCTATTATTTCCAGGGCATCGGCCGTTATGCCCCCGATCAGGCCTACGCGCGCGGGCTGGCTGATCTGCAGGTGTTGGCCGATCTGGTTCCTGCTGATGGCTATGCGCATGGCCCGAAGCCGACCAGCATCGATGCCGGCATCTACGGCTTCATCGCCAACATCCACTTCTTCCCGATCCCGACGCCGCTAAAAGCTTTCGTCACGGCCCATCCCAATCTCGCGCGCCATTGCGAGGCCATACACGCGGCGGTCAGCCGCTGA
- a CDS encoding RidA family protein → MPPIQHFAPPAGIKAPPLSFATRVGDLLFVSGIPGFDDKGVLADGFEAQFGFVVANIKRVLDEAGSSFRDLVKVNVLLTRASDVATMNVLYASAFGPAPYPARTTCVVQALPDPKMLIEIECVAQISGR, encoded by the coding sequence TTGCCCCCGATCCAGCACTTCGCTCCGCCCGCCGGCATCAAGGCCCCGCCGCTCTCGTTCGCCACACGCGTTGGCGACCTGCTGTTCGTCTCGGGCATTCCGGGTTTTGACGACAAGGGCGTGCTGGCCGACGGCTTTGAGGCGCAGTTCGGCTTCGTCGTTGCCAACATCAAGCGCGTGCTCGACGAAGCAGGCAGCTCGTTTCGCGATCTCGTCAAGGTCAACGTGCTGCTGACGCGCGCATCCGACGTCGCCACGATGAACGTGCTGTATGCATCCGCCTTCGGGCCTGCGCCCTACCCGGCCCGCACCACCTGCGTGGTGCAGGCACTGCCCGATCCGAAGATGCTGATCGAGATCGAATGCGTCGCACAGATTTCCGGGCGGTAA